aattattttaaaattaacttattttcagCCAATTTTACTTTACTCTTCTCCACTCCCCCTCTattctccctcaatccaaacaagccCTACAGAATTTATATATTACTTAATTGTTGTtttagattattattttttgttttattgagaAGAAGACAAGGACAATATTATCgagttttattttcatttattattaatattgttattttttagcatttgaaaaaaaaatggtcatatTGGGTTGACCTACTccataaaatagtttattaggGTCATTAGTTTTACAATTCATTTTTAGGACGCtttacatttttattagggtttagggtttggcCAAAACTTGACAGATTCAAAGTCTAACTTGATCAATTCAACTTGTGTTAAGAATGAGTTGAGCTTGTTATTTGTGGGTTTTACAAAAGCTAGGATTGGGAGATGGACGaactttgtgtgtgtgtgtgtgtgtgtgtgtgtgtgtgtgtgtgagagagagagagagagagagagagagagagagagagagagagagagagagagagagagagagagagagagagagaaatttctcAATTGACTTTGAAATTCTCAATCAACAATAGTGTCTTCAGTAACACCAGTAACAAGAACGACTCAGATCTAATGGTGTCTACTATGACATCTCACATTAGTGGGGAataggatttttaattttcaaatttttttgagaattttaattttcaaattagatgggtttaattttttgattttattagttgaatatGATATTAACGAGGGTGTGATTGTGTGTAGCAGctgttatttttctatttataaaagATGATGTGTCCCAATggtattggatggtgtaaataGGGGTATTtgcacaaaatatttattaaattaaaattcttctCCAATCATGTTAGGTAGCAGAGTTTGAGGAGCgtgattttttatatattgtacaccttcttcttcttggcCAAAATTCTAAAATGGTTGGTCCTTAAGTACTTAAGCATATACAATCACTTATACATGGAGATGGAGTTATAAACCTACCATTCTTTCTCTGTTACTCACAATTAACCACATCAaagtttctcataaaaaaataaataaaaaataaaaaataaaaaaaaccacatcaaaGTTGTGGTAAAagtaatacaataaaatttgtatccctaaattttctcattttctatatAGGAAAGATAGATTTACATATTCCTTTTACATTAATTTCAGGACATCATATGAAACTTCAAAAACATTATAGCTCAGTTAGCCCCTCTAGTTTATCCTACGGAATCATGTAGTGGCCATAGAGTTCAAATCCCTCTCCCcgttataactattgaatttatgaaaggaaaaaaaaaaaggacatcaTATTATTTGAAGCcgttaaatatttaataaaggGTTAGAAATGTTTagaccatttatttatttatttttatttgctaatATCATTACACTATTTACTTTCTTCGTTAATATAAGCATCTCATATGAAATGTAGGTTCGGACATCATAGGTTTAAAttatatcttataaaaaaaaaaaaaaatcctttaataAAATGTAAGAAATAAACCGCGGCCATTAAACCATTAGTACTGATTGCACTAGTCAGATTATTCGCAACGCGTCCTAAGTCCTAACTCAAATTGCAAGCTTCGCAGCAATTCCACCAAAGGTCCAAAGGGCAGGACTAACACGCATTGGCCCAATTTCTGCAGTTCAATGGGATTTAAGAACATCATTCTTCGTGAGAATTACGTTGTTGGCATtcattcaaacttcaaagtcaaaaaagaaaagaaaaagaaaaagtaacgCACTATTTAAGTGACTTTCGGtggaatttttaattataaacgTGCCTTCTTGGTCATCTACAGTTAGTAAAATATAGTACTAATGGGAATATatccacatttaaaaaaaaaaaaaaattgtttaaaaaattcggcataaaaatattgaaacagAGAGAGAACAATATTAAAGTCCGTTTGAGAATAACTTATTTTGCTataattgaaaactttttattaaaaatacgtaaaaaaaagaaaactaaaagcTGACTTTTGAAGTAATGGAACTCACTTTAGGAGCAAAAGTAagctaaaaagtaaaataaactaactttttttaaaatcctaAATGCATTTAggagaaaaaataaactaaaaagtaaaataagttaacCTTTTCTTAAATTCCAAACGCAACTTTTGTGTATAAGTGAtacgtttatttttgaaaattttgcgaTTAAAACTATAGATCTATTtgcaaataatataattagtaaACTTTTTATTCTACTTCCATTAaacatatttatattataataaaatcatgaacaattaaaaatatatttattaaataataattatataataaactttgttactttttttttttttttacgtctTTTTGCCTTTTCCATCCTTGATATaccagttttgaatttttttttttttttgataaaacagtttgaaatttttacaaGCATATTcgatatttctaaaaaataaaaaaatacaagcaTATACATTGtatcttaaataaaatatataatagagaaaataaaatgcattaacttttttttatgcCTAGTGTAGCTTGTGAAGACGTCCTGAAGTGTGTGAGGCACAAATGTGATATTTCCGTGAtttaaaggaataaaaaatatgagTACAGCTGTAGCCGGTTGCTTAACTTTTTGAGTGTCTGTGATTACTGCCTTATTGGGACTATTTCTTAGAgcagagcattagcattggggaatgctaatgccatatctaagagaaatttgacattttaaacCTAAAAACCTCCTGCATCAGAGAATGGTAAATAGtagtattgtaaatttttttgcaatactgctacagtacaattctaaacatagaattgtactgttcatagaattgcaaaaaaaaaaaaaaaattttactctcCTATTTCCCCCgaaatttctctctcatccctcTCATTTTTTCTGTTGTCTTCTcactcttccttctctttctccatctgctctctcctctctgaAGCTTCATCGCCAAAATTTCTCACCCATCTCTGAAATTTCTCACCCATCTCACACAGccactctctcatctctcatagCATggcctctctctcatctctcatcgcACGGCTTCTCTCTCATTGCACCGGTgctgggttttggatttttgaggtTGGAGGTTGGATCAGCGTGGATCGGCGAGCTGGGTTTGGATTGTTGGGCTGGGATcggttgatggtgggtttggatCGGTTGATCGGTGGGTTTGAAATGGTGGATCCGTTGATCGATGGGTGGATCGTTTGGGTTGATCATCGGTAGCTCCGATGGTGGCTCCGGtgatgatttttgggtattttcgACGGCTTGGGTTTCAAATCGGCGGCGTGGGTTTGTTGATCGGTGGCTTGGTTTTGctgatcggtggcttgggtggtgggtgtggtggccgttgttggctccaactggtttgatggtttgtgtgtgtgtggctctgttgatggtttgtgtttgtgtgtgtgtggctttgttgTGGTTGGGTTGTGGCTGAAGTGGCTGGTTATTCTGGGTTtctgatgggtttttttttttttttttttttttttttttttttaatatgggtttttgttccTGTGGGATTTTGGTGAGCAGTGGGCCATGGcttgggtttttctgggtttttgttccgatgggtctgtgtgtgtggctttgtgTGTTGAACCGGtgttgagggagaaagagaggaaaaaaaaagactgtTGGAAAGCCTAGGAAAACAAAAGTTTCGgtcagaaaaaaaataataaagaaagattaaaaaataatattttaataaaaatagaagtttgggatggtggaggtattgtaaaataagatgatataaatgataaagtggtttttagaattgtaaaatagaatagcATTGCAATTTTCCAATGCTATGCTCTTAGCATTGGAGAATGCTAATGCTATATCTAAGGGAAATTTAGCATTTGTAGTCTTAAAATCATCTACATCAGAAAATTGTAAAAGCaagtattgtaaattttttgcaatacttgctacagtgcaattctaaagatagaattgcactgtagcagtattctaaaaaaaaattaatattttatctttactctctctcctctgtctctcatctttctcattttttccttatctcttctctctcttccgtCTCTGCTTCTCCATATGCTCTCTCGGCTCTgctctccatctgctctcttatctctctcatttttttgaatgggtttgctccggtggctccggtgatgattttttttgaatgggtttgctccggaGGCTCCGGtatctctactctctctcctctgtctctcatctctctcattttttctgttctcttctctctctttcgtTTCTGcttctccatctgctctctcggCTCTgctctccatctgctctctcatctctctcatttttttgaatgggtttgctccggtgatattttttttgaatgggtttgctccggtggctccagtgatgatgttttttgaatgggtttgctccggtgatgattttttttgaatgggtttgctccggtagctcaggtgatgatttttttttgaatggattTACTCCggagatgattttttttttaatgggtttgcttcggtgatgattttttttttgaatgggtttgaatGGGCTTGCtccggtgatgatttttttgatcGATGGCCTGGGTTTCAAATCTGCGGCGTGGGTTTCAgatcggtggcttgggtttGTTGATTGGTGGactggtttgatggtttgtgtgtgtggctctgttgatggtttgtgtttgtgtgtgtggctttgttgctggtttgtgtttgtgtgtggctCTTTGTTGCTGGTTTGATGTTTGTGTGTGGCTCTTTGTTGCTGGTttgatgtttgtgtttgtgtttgtgtgtgtggtgatgggtttgggtAGGATGATTAGTGTAtcatgggtgtgtgtgtgtgttgtgtgttgaaccggtgctagaggttgagagagaggaataaaaaTTGCTGTTGGAAAGCCCAGGAAAACGGTtggaaacaaaataataaagaaaggtaaaaaataatattttaataaaaatagagttttgggatgtggaagtattgtaaaatggtatggtatattGATAAAGTGGTGttttagaatggtaaaatagaatagcatTGGAATTTTCCAATGCTGATGCTAACATTTATCTATCtcaccatcaaaaaaaaaaaaaacatttatctATCTcgtttttttagtaaataaactTTACGCATTATCAATATAACGCAAATGATACTTTTTATTTAACATGTATGTATCCGTACAGTTGTAATAAgcatttttactaatttaacatctattttaataaattcattttaaaaaaattttaataccacttttataaaaaaaattattaaagtgaatttttttaataaaaattttctcaaaataatttaCAAACGATTAATACTGCTTCTGCTATGTTGATGTGGGGCCAGCTCGCCATTGTTCTCGTACCTAACAAGAAATTACACACCATTTACTGATTTCACTTGTACAAAATATGAGCTCACACGGAACAAGAAAGTGCGAGAAATAAATCGTGGGCCAAGATTAAAAAGGGTACTTGTAAGAAATTTCCGAGGAAATTAAGATCATGCGGGTAGGTCTTAAGTAAACTTCTGCTCTTCTATTTCTATAGGATTCaaaaaaagacaataatttCGTGAAAACCTCGTTGGTAGAGTGATATGcatatatataagaataaacCATTTGCCATGGGCATTGCACTCATCAATCAATCATACACTTTATTTTAACATGGCTCCCTCTGTCTCCATTTCCATTCTGGTATTAGCATTATGGGTTCTTTGTATATTCACGCACTCCACAACTATGGTTGTTGCAGCTAAGTCATCAGCGCTAGAACTAGAAGCCAAGGCTCTGCTGGAGAGTGGGTGGTGGAGTAGTAACTACACCACCAATGGTTCCTCCTTGAGTCATTGCGCGTGGCCTGAAATCATATGCAATGATGGCGGAAGCGTCACATGGATTCAAATATATGGGGTCGATCTGGGAGATAAGTTCCGAAAACTCAACTTCTCATCCTTCCCAAATTTAGAAGGTCTTGATCTTTATAATACTGGACTCCAAGGAAGCATCCCGCCAGAGATTGGTACTCTTTCTAAACTCACCTATCTTTCTCTATCCATGAATAATCTCACAGGTAATTTGCCTCTTTCACTGACAAACCTCACTCAATTGGAGATGTTTTCCATTCACAATAATCTATTCAGTGGTGAGTTTCCTCTTTTGCTTGCCAACCTCACTCAGTTAGAGACATTTGACATTTCTTCTAACCTATTTAGTGGGTCCATTCCTAAAGAATTGGGAAATTTAAAGAATCTTTATAGTTTAGATTTGAGTAATAACACACTCACCGGGCCAATCCCTTCAACTCTTAGCCTTCTAACCGGTCTTTTTTATTTGGATCTGTCTTCTAATGAAATCAGCGGTTCTATAGCTTCAGAAATTAGATTTCTAAAGCACCTAGAATACTTGGACCTACAACAAAACAAGCTCACTGGTCCACTCCCTTCATTTCTATGGCATCTAACCAATTTGACCTATTTGTCTCTTAATTCGAACCAAATCAATGGTTCCATTGCCGCAGAAATCGGCAACATGAAGAATCTGGAAAAGTTGTACCTCAATTATAATGACATTGCTGGTCAAATCCCTATCACAATTGGTCATTTAACTAACTTGAGAACTTTGTCCCTTGCTTGGAACCAAATTAGTGGCTCCATCCCTGCAGAAATAGCTAATTGCATTTTGTTGCGCAACTTAACTCTAAGCCACAACTACTTAACAGGAACCATTTCCTTTGACATGAGTAAcctttatttgttagtatatttaGATCTCAGCTATAATAACCTTAGTGGTTTCATTCCCCGAACTATCAATCATTTAACTGTTTTGGAAACTCTGTCCCTCAATTGGAATCAAATCAATGGCTCCATCCCCACTGAAATAATTGATTGCCAGAGCTTGAGACACTTGTCATTAAGCCACAACTCCTTAAGTGGTTACATTCCCTTTCACATTAGTGATCTTCATTTCTTAAATGCTATTGACCTTAGTCATAACAACATCAGCGGAGATATTCCATTTGAACTTGGGGATTCACCATCTTTAGAGCTCTTGGATTTTAGCTACAATAATCTTACCGGTAACATTCCCAATATTTCTAtttcaataaaagaaataaactttTCATACAATTCATTACATGGTCAGATCCCAAATGGCTACTTAAATTGTTCACCTTACACATTTATTGGCAACAAAGATTTATGCGGTGACATCAAAGGTTTCCCTCCTTGCTTTCCATCTTTCCTAAACAATAACAAATCAATTGTCCAcctaataaaaattgttgttccCCTCAGCTTTTTCCTTGTGGTTTTacttgttgggtttttttccctctctcgaCGTGGGGATAAGAAAACTAAATATGAGTCAAGTGAAACAAAGAATGGTGACTTATTTTCAATATGGAATTATGATGGAAAAATTGCATATGAAGACATCATCGAAGCAACAAAGGACTTTGACATTAGCTGCTGCATCGGGACAGGCGGTTATGGTAGTGTTTACAAAGCACAATTGCCTAGTGGTAAAGTAGTTGCCATAAAGAAACTTCATCGCTTGGAGGCTGAGAACCCAACATTTGACAAGAGTTTCAAAAATGAGATCAAAATGTTAGCAGCAATCCGACATCGAAATATTGTTAAACTTCTTGGCTACTGTTTGCATTATCGATGCATGTTTTTAATCTATGAGTATATGGAAAGGGGAAGCTTGTTTTCTGTCCTAAGCAATGATGTTGAGGCTGTGGAATTTGATTGGATGAAGAGGATGAACGTCATCAAAAGTATAGCACATGCCTTATGTTACATGCATCATGAATGTGTTCCAGCAATTGTTCATCGAGATATAACCAGCAACAATATACTATTGAACTCTAAATTGGAGGGTTTTGTCTCTGATTTTGGCATGGCTAAATGTCTTGATCCTAATTCCTCCAATCAAACTTTAGTTGCTGGGACTTATGGTTATCTTGCTCcaggtaaattaatattctttttgtgataCTCCCAACTATTATTTTAAAAGGTTTGCCATGCATGGAGCTTTCTACATTTTATGCTATTTAGCTTACTTTATTGTTTGTTATCTGATAGGACCATGTATGCATAATGGAAAATATCACTTTCACAATGGAAATTTTATATACTAGCAAGTTGTCCAGTGTCTTCATAAAATaagaatatagaaataaaagtaaaacattaaGATTAAAGGTAAATGAAAGACATTACATCTTTTcatacttttcattttttttttctctcatgtATGCAGAATTGGCCTATACTATGGTGGTGACTGAAAAATGTGATGTTTATAGCTTTGGAGTGGTGGCATTAGAAATATTAACGGGAAGACATCCAGGCGAGCTCATGACATCGTTTTCAACATCACAAAGTGTGATGTTAAATGAAATATTAGACCAACGTCTCCCACCTCCAAACCGTTTGGTTGCAAAGGATGTTTTTCTTGTTGCTGCAATTTCATTTGCTTGCTTACACACTAAACCAAAGTCCAGGCCGACAATGAAATGGGTGTCCCAAGAATTTCTCTCTCATAAGAAACCGGTAACGAACCCCTTACATTCAGTTTCACTGTGGCAATTAAGGAACCAAGAAAATTATACGATTGGAGAGAGTGAAACTCAATAAGGAATGGAGAGAGTGAAACTCAATAAGGAAGTGCTTGTTTTTTAGTTGAGAACCATATTGTTTGACGAACTTATATGGCAAAAACTGTTGTGTTACAATAAGAATACCTTAAGAATCTTGTGCAAGTTGTATGTGTTGTTCTTTATGATTTGTAACTTGTATTTTACAACATGGAATTTTTGTCTTTTCCGCTTTTCTAATGCCACACATCTAAAATTCCCATAACCAATCGCGGAAGTTACAAAGGTTGATTTATATGCTTGATGCTCGACACTAGTTCAAGTTATTCCATAAGAATCAGCAATAATAAAGACAAATTTCAATTAGTAAAGACAAGTAGTAATAAAACCTCCCTTGCTATCTACTCCCAAAGACACACAATCCTCTGTTTCGTCCCTTCCTCAATAAATGATTTAAGGGAAAATTCTTATTACGTCATGCAAGAAAGTCTTTCATCAAAGTTTTTGTATAGGACATTTGTTAATagatcattttagaaaaattttaatacccactttgatggaaaatataaaaagctataaaaaaaaaaaagttaattatctttttttcttttaccatgaatagttacatttaaaaaaatgtttcttttgtTAACTTTTCCCTTGAATTTATATCTCCTCATGGTGGCGGGCAATAATTCCAAATCTCAAACCGCGACTACCTTGCTGGAACACAAAATTAGACAATAAAACAAATCAGGCCCCACGGCCGAGACATCACTCCACCAAAATAAGCATGTCCTAGAAACTATTAGTaaaaggatgagagagagagagcatgtcCCAAAACCAAGATACAAGGCACTACTAGCTTGGAATAggttctaaaattaaaaaagaatacagACTTCCATTCCTTCTACTAGACaaatttcttgttttctatTGACTACAAGAACGTACATTCAAGCCCAACTTAGAGCATACCAAAAACCTATGATCACATCTGCACTCCATAAACTCAACTCTTAATATCAACATGAAAGTATCTCCATTAAGCAAGAAGAATCCCATCAGTGAAATCTCACGCAACATCCATGTAATTTGCATTAGCAGAACTTGAGATTTCATTTTGCCAATGTTGCCAACAAAATTTGTTGAAAGTGGACGATAGTCATGTTCAGTGTAAGACCACAAACAATCAGTTAACCTAATTTTCGTTTAAGAATATAGGTATACCCAGTCGGGCCTGCTCTCAACCACAATTAGTGTAAGATCACAAAGAATTACCCACATCGCTTATACCTCAGATTTTAAGGAATGCCTAACACATACTAGATCATCCAATTTATTGCCATCCATTTTGTACAAGGAGACACCTTGCATTTGCATGTAGTGATCTTATGCTTCCTTCCTAAGACTTTTAAAAGGCATGACTTCCCATGGATCCATATCCTGTGCAATACCTCAAATCCCAGCCATCCATTCAATCTAATGGCTTAAATCTTTGACACCTcaccaaagaacaaaaagacTATTTTACCCTTCAAAAAATTCACAGCCTGCCCACTGTTTCTGGTAAAAGTCTGAGTAACCAAacagaaaatcaagtttttctcgaattttttttctaaataacaataaatattaaaaaatttagttaattgtcactttcaaaacaatgttgaaaactagcatctcgagtgtctaaaactcgagttccaagatagaactcgagtttttaagtctcgatttgcaAGTGGATTAGTTGGAAGTTggaaaaaaatcaagctgaaaatcgagttttaaagactcgatttccataaattgaataaaaacgccgctataggtctataaaacgtcactatagggcttaaaaacgccactataggactccttaaacctgtacttataaaaatttcttttgcaggaaaacgtcgctatagggttttaaaacgtcactgtaagtcttaaaaacgccactataggttaaattttttttgcatgaaactcgagATCTAAAGCGAGTCTTTCatactcgagttctaatatggatcttgagtttttaaaactcgagatgctactttcctttattgtttcaaacgttgCCTAACTTACTATTTTGAATGGCTGAAGACATCTGTTATGCACAATACctcagtttctctctctctctctctctccctgcGCAGCTGCCGTCTCTGCCTCTCCTTCAATCCATTGTCACAGCAGCCCTAGCTCATACCCAAACACCGAAACTTAGCACTTGAAACCAAACCCCCAAACACTCACACTCCCTCTTTCTCATGTGTGAAGCTTTCCCAAGTGCCAACTCTCATGGAGTGAAGTTCTCTCTGAAGCCAAACGCCTTTGTGGTAGTCACCACGGGCCCATCACAACATAGAAGAAGATCGAGCAAGACAAGAACAGAACACAGAAAGACAGAAGTCAGAAGAATAACCTCAAACTCCTCTGCTTCTTTCCACCATGCACCCTTCAATCTCGATCTAGGACTCGCCCTTTCCACTCGGTGAGTTCATCAACTCAAATaccagtttttgttttcttcttcttcttctttgaatgGCATACTCTTTATTCTTTTCCTTAATGAGCTCACTTTCTAATCTTGCCGAAGATATGTATTAGTTATTTCTTATACCC
This DNA window, taken from Quercus robur chromosome 2, dhQueRobu3.1, whole genome shotgun sequence, encodes the following:
- the LOC126715133 gene encoding MDIS1-interacting receptor like kinase 2-like — encoded protein: MAPSVSISILVLALWVLCIFTHSTTMVVAAKSSALELEAKALLESGWWSSNYTTNGSSLSHCAWPEIICNDGGSVTWIQIYGVDLGDKFRKLNFSSFPNLEGLDLYNTGLQGSIPPEIGTLSKLTYLSLSMNNLTGNLPLSLTNLTQLEMFSIHNNLFSGEFPLLLANLTQLETFDISSNLFSGSIPKELGNLKNLYSLDLSNNTLTGPIPSTLSLLTGLFYLDLSSNEISGSIASEIRFLKHLEYLDLQQNKLTGPLPSFLWHLTNLTYLSLNSNQINGSIAAEIGNMKNLEKLYLNYNDIAGQIPITIGHLTNLRTLSLAWNQISGSIPAEIANCILLRNLTLSHNYLTGTISFDMSNLYLLVYLDLSYNNLSGFIPRTINHLTVLETLSLNWNQINGSIPTEIIDCQSLRHLSLSHNSLSGYIPFHISDLHFLNAIDLSHNNISGDIPFELGDSPSLELLDFSYNNLTGNIPNISISIKEINFSYNSLHGQIPNGYLNCSPYTFIGNKDLCGDIKGFPPCFPSFLNNNKSIVHLIKIVVPLSFFLVVLLVGFFSLSRRGDKKTKYESSETKNGDLFSIWNYDGKIAYEDIIEATKDFDISCCIGTGGYGSVYKAQLPSGKVVAIKKLHRLEAENPTFDKSFKNEIKMLAAIRHRNIVKLLGYCLHYRCMFLIYEYMERGSLFSVLSNDVEAVEFDWMKRMNVIKSIAHALCYMHHECVPAIVHRDITSNNILLNSKLEGFVSDFGMAKCLDPNSSNQTLVAGTYGYLAPELAYTMVVTEKCDVYSFGVVALEILTGRHPGELMTSFSTSQSVMLNEILDQRLPPPNRLVAKDVFLVAAISFACLHTKPKSRPTMKWVSQEFLSHKKPVTNPLHSVSLWQLRNQENYTIGESETQ